The Stomoxys calcitrans chromosome 3, idStoCalc2.1, whole genome shotgun sequence genome includes a region encoding these proteins:
- the LOC106080496 gene encoding uncharacterized protein LOC106080496 isoform X2, producing MGDIEDSSLPCPPCITLFWKDEGGDKISIENQHDYDRFIQDREQSDYLIVVPQKIGSSDNVQNDFKMHGNATDTIVSKPNIILDTINSIKNAENDMQITSSMVNLGAHSLLFVRDAMNAFYSD from the exons ATGGGGGACATAGAGGATTCTTCTTTACCATGTCCACCTTGCATAACCCTTTTTTGGAAAG ACGAAGGCGGAGATAAAATATCTATTGAAAACCAGCATGATTACGATAGATTTATTCAAGACCGCGAACAAAGTGATTATCTTATAGTTGTTCCTCAAAAAATAGGATCTTCCGACAATGttcaaaatgattttaaaatgcATGGAAATGCCACCGATACCATCGTTTCAAAGCCTAATATAATTTTAGACACCATAAATTCCATCAAAAATGCAGAAAACGATATGCAAATAACCAGTTCCATGGTCAATTTGGGCGCCCACTCCCTACTATTCGTTCGCGATGCAATGAATGCATTTTACTCGGATTAA
- the LOC106080490 gene encoding protein ref(2)P — MSSLLKFTYNSEAKKINGYLKTSVPDFLDVKEKIHTNLFVEHQQKPCEIRFYWIDEDSDEIDIVTQIDYDIFLEKSVDRRHLLVAPKQAPSGKEASSAKAQDAPSSSGFGMGQTQEPPSSGEDLNNPRSIHLNVNCDSCLMAPIVGFRYKCIQCPNYDLCQHCEAKHVHADHMMVRMPNNNCPYVVDAWVSGGGLGCGRKSGRKHHEKRFKSGGAMPTPFGFNFAMPTATVATAEGEKPKECGGSGRKHARRSARHSFLSHLYEMMNDLAEGGGAAAAEAAMGTDANNAANASDTKTTTSTTTTTTSDGAGANVDPIAKSAMEAAQKAHEAAVSAAEIAAKVAHQTAVEAAKKATMADTATTSASAAAASAASQTNQETQKTTTTATTTSTPNSSQTTPTMSATPSLQDFVQLLDPKLLRGGMEILNNFNDMFAKMLDPVEGDDTSSACPIADNIRRASQQSSNSNKSMQTNASNMSNSESKAEEKKTSNLLEISDVGSDSESDSVSESFIKLNAPTKENTPEKATPATANNKSTTPSTPNTSQTSTPPQSLNKSNIMDFAQLSADLKAHIAQEQSRENTTPVKPAQEAAVELRAVPVFNTPPKTPEGTDAGQPRKPEENPRAVHIYHEDELINHSIRAMMSMGFSNEGAWLTQLLESVNGNISEALDLISATQRNSR; from the exons ATGTCATCTTTATTGAAGTTTACCTATAATTCGGAAgccaaaaaaattaatggaTATTTGAAGACATCTGTACCCGATTTCCTGGATGTAAAGGAGAAAATCCACACAAACTTATTTGTGGAGCATCAACAGAAACCTTGTGAAATTCGTTTCTATTGGATTG ATGAAGATTCGGATGAAATCGATATTGTCACCCAGATTGACTATGACATCTTTCTGGAGAAATCTGTAGATCGCCGTCATCTTTTGGTGGCCCCCAAACAAGCACCATCAGGTAAGGAAGCCAGCTCTGCTAAAGCTCAAGATGCTCCATCCAGCTCTGGCTTCGGAATGGGTCAAACTCAAGAACCACCATCAAGTGGTGAGGATTTGAACAATCCCAGAAGTATCCATTTGAATGTTAATTGTGATTCTTGCTTGATGGCTCCAATTGTGGGATTCCGTTACAAGTGTATTCAATGTCCCAATTATGATTTGTGTCAACATTGTGAAGCAAAACATGTACATGCTGACCACATGATGGTTCGCATGCCCAATAATAATTGTCCCTATGTGGTGGATGCTTGGGTAAGCGGTGGTGGTCTTGGTTGTGGCCGCAAGTCGGGCCGCAAACATCACGAAAAACGCTTCAAGAGTGGTGGAGCCATGCCAACACCTTTTGGCTTCAATTTTGCTATGCCCACTGCAACCGTTGCTACAGCTGAAGGTGAAAAACCCAAAGAGTGTGGTGGTAGCGGACGCAAGCATGCCCGTCGTAGTGCTCGCCACAGTTTCTTGTCGCATTTGTATGAAATGATGAATGACTTGGCTGAGGGAGGTGGAGCTGCAGCAGCTGAAGCAGCAATGGGAACAGATGCTAACAACGCAGCAAATgctagtgatactaaaacaactACTagcaccacaacaacaacaacttctgATGGCGCTGGAGCAAATGTGGATCCCATAGCCAAGTCAGCTATGGAGGCAGCACAAAAAGCTCATGAAGCAGCTGTGAGTGCCGCAGAAATTGCAGCAAAAGTGGCCCACCAAACAGCAGTGGAGGCCGCAAAGAAGGCCACTATGGCAGATACAGCAACAACTTCTGCATCTGCCGCAGCAGCATCAGCTGCTTCGCAAACAAAtcaggag ACCCAGAAAACTACCACTACGGCCACCACTACATCTACTCCCAATTCTTCTCAAACAACACCCACAATGTCGGCAACACCCTCATTGCAGGACTTTGTGCAATTATTGGATCCCAAGCTCTTGAGAGGTGGAATGGAGATTCTTAACAACTTCAATGATATGtttgccaaaatgttggacCCCGTGGAAGGTGATGATACTTCCTCTGCTTGCCCCATTGCAGACAATATACGCCGAGCATCTCAACAATCCAGTAATTCTAACAAGTCCATGCAAACTAATGCATCCAATATGTCAAACTCTGAAAGTAAGGCCGAAGAAAAGAAAACCtcaaatttgttggaaatcagtgATGTGGGCAGTGATAGCGAAAGTGACAGTGTCTCGGAAtcatttattaaattaaatgctCCCACAAAGGAGAATACCCCAGAAAAAGCCACACCAGCAACTGCTAACAACAAGTCAACAACGCCTTCTACACCCAATACTTCTCAGACTTCAACACCACCACAATCCTTGAACAAATCTAATATTATGGACTTTGCCCAATTGAGTGCTGATTTGAAAGCCCACATTGCCCAAGAGCAGAGCCGTGAAAACACTACTCCAGTTAAGCCGGCTCAAGAAGCTGCAGTCGAATTGCGTGCTGTTCCAGTCTTCAATACACCTCCGAAGACACCGGAAGGCACCGATGCAGGCCAACCAAGAAAACCCGAAGAAAACCCGAGAGCTGTGCACATCTATCATGAAG ATGAACTCATTAACCATTCCATCCGAGCCATGATGTCAATGGGTTTCAGCAATGAAGGCGCCTGGCTAACACAATTGCTAGAGAGTGTAAATGGCAATATATCCGAAGCTTTGGACCTTATCTCGGCCACTCAACGTAATAGCCGTTAA
- the LOC106080496 gene encoding uncharacterized protein LOC106080496 isoform X1, with translation MGKPKIEYTYIHQNGFFKLHLGKPLAPLEDVKREIMGDIEDSSLPCPPCITLFWKDEGGDKISIENQHDYDRFIQDREQSDYLIVVPQKIGSSDNVQNDFKMHGNATDTIVSKPNIILDTINSIKNAENDMQITSSMVNLGAHSLLFVRDAMNAFYSD, from the exons aTGGGTAAACCTAAGATAGAGTATACATATATTCATCAAAATGGTTTCTTTAAACTTCATCTAGGGAAACCGCTCGCCCCTTTGGAAGATGTAAAGAGGGAAATTATGGGGGACATAGAGGATTCTTCTTTACCATGTCCACCTTGCATAACCCTTTTTTGGAAAG ACGAAGGCGGAGATAAAATATCTATTGAAAACCAGCATGATTACGATAGATTTATTCAAGACCGCGAACAAAGTGATTATCTTATAGTTGTTCCTCAAAAAATAGGATCTTCCGACAATGttcaaaatgattttaaaatgcATGGAAATGCCACCGATACCATCGTTTCAAAGCCTAATATAATTTTAGACACCATAAATTCCATCAAAAATGCAGAAAACGATATGCAAATAACCAGTTCCATGGTCAATTTGGGCGCCCACTCCCTACTATTCGTTCGCGATGCAATGAATGCATTTTACTCGGATTAA
- the LOC106080495 gene encoding uncharacterized protein LOC106080495 isoform X1 has product MSCNNFEVFDANPVVQPFMAGQFNLTNACDNLAALPMHNFSSLMAVGMNLFNHILIVTLTSYMVYKCWLMEFQKTALHAHLCTIGFVLLMAEGVMVRYRANILFSDYSAESKTLLHALLQFIGGFLGIIGTLQKYWGKEVHFKSRHAKFGLAACIFCFINFVAGFCVLILPSTRMTMKLLHTSLGLLTFVTGMLAQIFGYDTGFFHRNFTHKRLFKFVTFVILAISIIGPFKTMTYKMHLIFFGNTPLRGNI; this is encoded by the exons ATGTCGTGTAATAATTTTGAAG TATTTGATGCCAACCCTGTGGTTCAACCCTTTATGGCAGGCCAATTTAACCTTACCAACGCATGTGATAACTTAGCTGCCTTACCTATGCACAACTTTTCATCGTTAATGGCGGTGGGAATGAATCTATTCAATCACATTTTAATTGTAACACTCACCTCTTACATGGTCTACAAATGCTGGCTTATGGAATTCCAAAAGACTGCGCTCCATGCCCATTTATGCACAATAGGG TTCGTACTGCTAATGGCCGAAGGTGTGATGGTACGCTATCGAGCAAATATATTATTTTCCGACTATTCGGCCGAAAGTAAAACTTTGCTCCATGCTTTGCTACAATTCATTGGAGGCTTTTTGGGCATTATAGGCACTTTACAAAAGTATTGGGGCAAGGAGGTGCACTTTAAATCAagacatgccaaatttg GTCTGGCTGCCTGCATATTTTGTTTCATTAACTTTGTGGCCGGATTTTGTGTGCTCATACTACCCTCAACCCGCATGACTATGAAGCTGTTACACACCTCCTTGGGTCTATTGACATTTGTAACGGGCATGTTGGCCCAGATCTTTGGCTATGATACTGGATTCTTTCATCGCAATTTCACCCACAAGCGTTTGTTCAAATTTGTCACCTTTGTAATTTTGGCCATATCCATAATTGGCCCCTTCAAGACAATGACCTATAAAATGCATTTGATCTTTTTCGGCAACACTCCACTGCGTGGAAATATATAA
- the LOC106080495 gene encoding uncharacterized protein LOC106080495 isoform X3 — MAGQFNLTNACDNLAALPMHNFSSLMAVGMNLFNHILIVTLTSYMVYKCWLMEFQKTALHAHLCTIGFVLLMAEGVMVRYRANILFSDYSAESKTLLHALLQFIGGFLGIIGTLQKYWGKEVHFKSRHAKFGLAACIFCFINFVAGFCVLILPSTRMTMKLLHTSLGLLTFVTGMLAQIFGYDTGFFHRNFTHKRLFKFVTFVILAISIIGPFKTMTYKMHLIFFGNTPLRGNI, encoded by the exons ATGGCAGGCCAATTTAACCTTACCAACGCATGTGATAACTTAGCTGCCTTACCTATGCACAACTTTTCATCGTTAATGGCGGTGGGAATGAATCTATTCAATCACATTTTAATTGTAACACTCACCTCTTACATGGTCTACAAATGCTGGCTTATGGAATTCCAAAAGACTGCGCTCCATGCCCATTTATGCACAATAGGG TTCGTACTGCTAATGGCCGAAGGTGTGATGGTACGCTATCGAGCAAATATATTATTTTCCGACTATTCGGCCGAAAGTAAAACTTTGCTCCATGCTTTGCTACAATTCATTGGAGGCTTTTTGGGCATTATAGGCACTTTACAAAAGTATTGGGGCAAGGAGGTGCACTTTAAATCAagacatgccaaatttg GTCTGGCTGCCTGCATATTTTGTTTCATTAACTTTGTGGCCGGATTTTGTGTGCTCATACTACCCTCAACCCGCATGACTATGAAGCTGTTACACACCTCCTTGGGTCTATTGACATTTGTAACGGGCATGTTGGCCCAGATCTTTGGCTATGATACTGGATTCTTTCATCGCAATTTCACCCACAAGCGTTTGTTCAAATTTGTCACCTTTGTAATTTTGGCCATATCCATAATTGGCCCCTTCAAGACAATGACCTATAAAATGCATTTGATCTTTTTCGGCAACACTCCACTGCGTGGAAATATATAA
- the LOC106080495 gene encoding uncharacterized protein LOC106080495 isoform X2, protein MDQKGRVFDANPVVQPFMAGQFNLTNACDNLAALPMHNFSSLMAVGMNLFNHILIVTLTSYMVYKCWLMEFQKTALHAHLCTIGFVLLMAEGVMVRYRANILFSDYSAESKTLLHALLQFIGGFLGIIGTLQKYWGKEVHFKSRHAKFGLAACIFCFINFVAGFCVLILPSTRMTMKLLHTSLGLLTFVTGMLAQIFGYDTGFFHRNFTHKRLFKFVTFVILAISIIGPFKTMTYKMHLIFFGNTPLRGNI, encoded by the exons atggatcaaaaaggcagag TATTTGATGCCAACCCTGTGGTTCAACCCTTTATGGCAGGCCAATTTAACCTTACCAACGCATGTGATAACTTAGCTGCCTTACCTATGCACAACTTTTCATCGTTAATGGCGGTGGGAATGAATCTATTCAATCACATTTTAATTGTAACACTCACCTCTTACATGGTCTACAAATGCTGGCTTATGGAATTCCAAAAGACTGCGCTCCATGCCCATTTATGCACAATAGGG TTCGTACTGCTAATGGCCGAAGGTGTGATGGTACGCTATCGAGCAAATATATTATTTTCCGACTATTCGGCCGAAAGTAAAACTTTGCTCCATGCTTTGCTACAATTCATTGGAGGCTTTTTGGGCATTATAGGCACTTTACAAAAGTATTGGGGCAAGGAGGTGCACTTTAAATCAagacatgccaaatttg GTCTGGCTGCCTGCATATTTTGTTTCATTAACTTTGTGGCCGGATTTTGTGTGCTCATACTACCCTCAACCCGCATGACTATGAAGCTGTTACACACCTCCTTGGGTCTATTGACATTTGTAACGGGCATGTTGGCCCAGATCTTTGGCTATGATACTGGATTCTTTCATCGCAATTTCACCCACAAGCGTTTGTTCAAATTTGTCACCTTTGTAATTTTGGCCATATCCATAATTGGCCCCTTCAAGACAATGACCTATAAAATGCATTTGATCTTTTTCGGCAACACTCCACTGCGTGGAAATATATAA